The segment TGGTGGTGGGGGCAAGGAAGGCCCAATCCAGGTACAAATGTCTCAGATGGTGGGGACGTCCAGGGACATGGGAAATGAGCCCTCTCAGGTACCTCACCTCCCCCTTCACTTGGTTGAGTCCTTTTGTGCTTCAGCCTGCAGCTTCCTCTGGGGAGCCTtcctggacttcctggtggccagGCTTCTCCCTTATACACAAGCCGGGGTCCCTTCATGATGATGCTCCCTCCAGCTGCCGGCTCTCGTTTATTCGTGTGATCGGTTTATCTGTCCCCTCCACAAGGGTTGTCTTGTTCTCTTCACCACTGTGTTCTCAGCGCCTAGCTGAGTGCCTGGCACAGGACAGGGGCTCAAGAATATATGAGCGACCCCCCCATCTCCTCTGCAGAGGGAGTCCACAACATCTCCAACCAGCTGAGCATCGGCTCGGACATCTCGGCAGAACACCCTGAGCTCCGGCCCCACGCCCGGGCCCAGGGCTGGTGGGACGGGCAGGGCACCTTTGACTTTGCCCAGGTCTTCTCCCTGAGCCAGCAGCCTGTGCGCATGGAGGCTGCCAAGGCCCGCTTCCGGGCCGGGCGGGAGCTGCTGCAGCAGCAACAAGGTCAGTGAGTGGACAGCGTGGGGcccagccctcctccctcccacagcctcaggggCTTACTCTGAGGCTGGAGGGCCCCCTTCTGCCCCCCGGGGGCCCTCACTGGGTCCTCCTTGGCAGGGAGTATCACGGCAGAGGTGATGATGGGCATCCTCAGGGACAAGGAGAGCGGCATCTGTATGGACTCTGGGGGCTTCCGCACCACGGCCAGCATGGTGTCCGTGCTGCCCCGGGACCCCACCCAGCCCTGCGTGCACTTCCTCACTGCCACACCAGACCCATCCCGGTGAGAGGGTGGGGAAGCTGGGGGGGAGCACCCCAGGCAGGGGAGACGGAAGGGTACCAGAGCCCTTACCTTCCATCCTTGTCCCACTAGGTCAGTGTTCAAACCTTTCATctttggggtgggggcagcccaGCCCCCCCAGGTGCTGTCTCCCACTTTTGGAGCACAGGACCCTGTTCGGACCCTGCCTCGATTCCAGACTCAGGTGGATCGCCGGCACCCCCTCTACCGTGGACACCAGGTGGCCCTGGGACTGATGGAGAGTGAACAGGTAACCCCGGGGAAGAGGCGCTACCCTGGAGGGATGACGCATTTCCCCCACCCCAACTGGGACTCTCGAAATATGAGGGGAACTGGGAGCGAAGGAGACTCTAGAGCTGAGGAGAGGAGTCTCTCCCTTCAAAGTCAGCCCTGGAGAATGTTGGGTGTATATCCTTTCTCCTGCTTATGTGAGACGGCAGCCATCTGCCCCTACCCCGTAATCCGGAGGGAAGCCTGTCCTGGGGAGTCATTGCCGCCTTTCCTGGGCAGGCTCGGGGGCAGCAGCTTCGGCAGAAGCAGCGAGACCTGGAGCAGGAAGGCCTGGCGGCTGTGCGGGGGCTGCTGACCAGGGAGTGTGCTCCACCCACCCAGGAGCTGGGCGGCCTCTTCCAGGCCTTTGTGGAGAAGGAGAGCCAGGCATATGCCTGAGCCCGGCCCCTCCTGACTTGGTCTGGGGTGCAGGGGgctgcagtgggcacaggacccCTGGGGTAGAGGGCTAGAGCAATCCCCTCACctcatcccccaccccagccttgtTCTGAGTGGCCAGGTCGGCCTTAGCCctaataaatgtgttttattttcttgttcagtGTTCAGGttcagtgggggtgggagggccaAGAGAGGACAAAGGGCAGCACTGCGGTGGCTGCAGGGCCTCTGGGAGCCTTGCTGGGCAGCACATTCTTCTGACTTAGGTGGTGGAGGAACCTGTGAGGAGATGGGGGGCCCCCAGCATGTGGGTGTGGGAACATGGAGGGGCATGGCTGGTACAGCAGGTGGCTGCTCATGGGGAGAATTACAAGCACACGTTTTTGGTTCTTGGCTTGAACTTTGGAAGGGCAGTCCTGGTGGTGGGGAGCGGTGGTATGCGATGTGTCTACTGTGAGATGGCATCTCCACCAGGCAGTGCCCGCCTCCTGCCGGCTCAGAAGCCAGGTGGGGGCCCTGAGGTGGGGTGCCAGTCCCTTGGGCAGTTCCTGAAAGATCCTGTTCTTTAGAATCAGTCTCTGTATTCCTGCTATGGTTTCTGGGTGCTTTTTACTGACAGCTTCCCCTGAGATGCCCCAGGTGATGCGGAAGACACACGCAGGGCCTAGAGATGCTTTATTGGGGACAGGCTCCTGCCACAGGCCAGGGCTCTCAGGCCGAGGAGAGGCCCACTCCTCGTTCCTCCATGTGCCTGGGGCTTTGCTGATAGCAGTGGGCTGCATTTCACTTCTTGATTCTTTTGGTCAcagttttggttgtgctggggcCCCCAGCCAGAGAGGCCCTGGGGGCTGCGGCTACTCTGGCCCCCTTCCTTGCCTGAACAGTGCTTTGCTGGCCCCTGGGAGCCAGAGGGCACAGTCTCTTGGTGGTAGAGGAGGCCTGTGGCAAGGAAGCAGGCTCCGGGGGTGTCTCTTTCTCTTGCTTGGGAGTGACGGAAGGGCTGCTGTCCCCAGCCATGGGCACCCCCGGCAGCGGGGGCAGGTCTGTGAGGGTGGGCTGCGTCTCCACCCTCAGCTGGTGCTCCAGCAGGGCTGTCTGCTGCCTGAGCTCCCGGTGCTtgctcatttcctgctccagctcCTTGAGGAAGCCtgtgaggggtgggatggtgggtgGTGGATAGAGCCCCGGGCTTGGCAGAAGCACACTCTCCCCTACCATCCCTAGAGGGGAGGAGACAAGGCAGATTGGGAAGGACTATTCCAGCCCTGGGACCACTTCCCCAGACACCACCGCCTGTCTTAGCGTCTCCCGGACCCCACAGGGCAGCTGCACCCTTTGGAAAGCAGGGTCACCTCGTTCTGAGCAGAATGGGCCTCTCAGCTCTGGGAACTCCTCATCCTCATCACTCAAGGCTGTATCCTCCTCATCCGAGGTCCAGCGCTCTGCCACAGGCTGCCCGTCCAGGTCTAGGAGCAGTGGCAGGGCTTCTGTCAACAGCTTCCTGCGGGGCAGAAAGAGCAGAGGTTACCTAGGAGGGCACCCCGGGTGTGGAGCTGGGAGGATGTGCAGACACAAGCCGCAGCAACCACACTGGGAGGGGTGGTGTTCTTGAGCTAGAAGATGGGCCTGTGGTCAGGTCAACACGGGAACCTTCAGTTCCTCTCACCTGTAGCCATCCTGGTTGGTGCAGCTGTTTCCAGTCAGGTTGAGGATGAGAAGGCTCTCGGGGAATTCATCT is part of the Budorcas taxicolor isolate Tak-1 chromosome 19, Takin1.1, whole genome shotgun sequence genome and harbors:
- the LRRC46 gene encoding leucine-rich repeat-containing protein 46, which gives rise to MPGAKLAQSPEEVNGVCITEALITRRNLAFPEDEDLSEKMFHTLAELQTVRLDREGITTIRNLEGLQNLHSLYLQGNKIQRIENLACVPSLRFLSLAGNQIRQVENLRDLPHLQFLDLSENLIETLKLDEFPESLLILNLTGNSCTNQDGYRKLLTEALPLLLDLDGQPVAERWTSDEEDTALSDEDEEFPELRGPFCSERGFLKELEQEMSKHRELRQQTALLEHQLRVETQPTLTDLPPLPGVPMAGDSSPSVTPKQEKETPPEPASLPQASSTTKRLCPLAPRGQQSTVQARKGARVAAAPRASLAGGPSTTKTVTKRIKK
- the SCRN2 gene encoding secernin-2; amino-acid sequence: MASWSPDTPCSCDCFVSVPPASALPAVIFAKNSDRPRDEVQEVVFVPARTHAPGSRLQCTYIEVEQVSKTHAVILSRPSWLWGAEMGANEHGVCIGNEAVWTKEPVGEGEALLGMDLLRLALERGSSAREALHVITGLLERYGQGGSCREDPTPFCYHNTFLLADRTEAWVLETAGRLWAAQRIQEGVHNISNQLSIGSDISAEHPELRPHARAQGWWDGQGTFDFAQVFSLSQQPVRMEAAKARFRAGRELLQQQQGSITAEVMMGILRDKESGICMDSGGFRTTASMVSVLPRDPTQPCVHFLTATPDPSRSVFKPFIFGVGAAQPPQVLSPTFGAQDPVRTLPRFQTQVDRRHPLYRGHQVALGLMESEQARGQQLRQKQRDLEQEGLAAVRGLLTRECAPPTQELGGLFQAFVEKESQAYA